The window GAGAAGCAGTGCCAACACTCCACCAGGTAGACCACGTAAAGCATGGCCAGGAAAGCCAGCGGGATGTAGAGGTAGCCGCTGGAGCAGGGGCTCTCCAAGCGTTCCACGTCGCTGTAGTAGGCGGCCGAGGTGGAGTTGCCGTCGGCGGCCGCCACGCGCACCGGCGACGAGCTGAGCACGGGCACACGGCACATGGCGCACCAAGCCAGCGTGGCGAAGCAGCCGTACATCAGGAGCGTCAGGAGGAGGCACTTCCAGTGGCACTCCCGGCACAGGGACGACGCCACGGACTGCTGGAGCGGACGTTGCTAAGGAAACGAAGAGTTGGGAGTgactcattttctgtaccggggcttgcagggggtgctgaagcctatcccaaccatgGGACACCCTAGATGTGGTAGCCAGCCAAATTGcaggagacagaaaaccattcctGTTTACAATAGGGGTCTTTTAGAGTCTTCAACTAGCTTAGCTAGGtttttgcgtgaccggacgtttcgtcaaaagacgtttggtccccggacgtttggtcgaccagacgtttggtccccggacgtttgatccccggacgtttggtccccggatgtttggtccccggatgtttggtcgatcggacgtttggtcgaccagacgtttggtagaacggacgtttggtagaacggacgtttggtagaacagatgcTTGGGACGTGGGgtgggaaaccagagtacccagagaaaacccacacaagcctgtggagaacatacaaactccacacaggaacccctgatctcagaactgtgagtctaACGCGCTAACCGCTAGCCGCATTTGTCCAATTTGTCAgtctatattctttatcctccattttttatagaGGTCACTATAGTAAACAGGTATTACATTTGGACACTCAACACTATGACGATTTTTGGAAAGGGATTGAAGTACTGCAGTTTGTCCTGGCGAGATTTTTTTCTAACGACCTTCTCGCTTGGTAAAGGGTGTCCCATTTCACCGTGTGTAAGCTTGCGGCTGTGCGCAAAACTGATGCATTACCACCATGAACGCATCACAGCATTAGCGCTGAAaattacacacatacacagtgaGTGCCTGGCTAAGTGCACGTGGTCACGATTGCACCGTGAGGACATGGAATGGCGATGTATGTTAATTATTTAGCGATGGGGGATTCTTGGAGATTGTCAACGACTGCCCCCGAAGTCAAATCCTACCGTCTTATCCCACTCCTGTCCTCCTACCTTGAGTTATGTCATCATTCCCCATCTCTGAATTttcactccctccctccttcaaTTCACTCTCCACCCCCCCGTCTTCGCCGCTACTTCCTGCCTCCCTCGGCGACTGTTTCTAAGTGGatcggagagagagagagtcgaGGCAACGTGAGGAACGTTCATggaatttgaaggaaatactcACAAAAAGCAACATTCACTGTCGACAGTAGTACTCATTTCTCCGTTTCTCATTGAAACCTAGCAAAACTTCACAagcatggtttgttttgaagatATTTTAGATTTCCGGACACGCCAATTGTGCTGTGTATGTGACCGAAGTCGCTATAATTAGCAAATCCCAGCGCGTGGGCGGCCAATGAAGCGAAGATCTGGAAAATAGGCCGTTAAGAAGGCATCGTAAGGGAAACAAAAGTGGAATATTGTATTCTTTTGTCAGGGATACTGTACGTGTAGTGTTTTAAAATGGAGGAAGGACTCCACTGCACTTTGGCAGCTGACTATTGACTAAAGGTAAATGAGATAAGTGCTTGAGTGCCAGATTGGAGGATGAGGCCAGGCCATATATACGCCAGCCCAAAACAGGAAGGCGGCTGTAATGAGGGTAATGATGGTACACTTGATCCGATGGGTGGTAGAACCAAACCGTCGTGTTTTCTCATTAAATACGTAAATTCAAGAACAGAGGACCCTGTAAACCATGTAAGCATACACACATGATCATATATTGCGGAacatttgttagtttttttaggGGTAACTGGATGTTGTCAAGCTTAACCAGTCAACTCGCTAACTGATTATGCTTATTAAATGCTCCTATTAACAAAACATGTCATCCCTGTCATTGTTCAACCTATCAACAAGCTCCTATATTCTGTTGGCTCTTGTATATGGAACAATTTTGCAGATGGAATATCTGACCTaggggaaaaacaatcaaaacattCAGATATTGTTAGCTTTTTAAATGTGGTACACTATTACGAACTAAAAAACGCGGTCATTAAACGCTAGCATTggctaaaaatgttgaaatattggACTGTTTTCTTGCATTTAATGGGCAAAACATTGACTTTTAGAGGGCGAAAAGGGGAAAATATCATTAgctattattattcttattattattagacaTCTGTGGTACTATGCTAAGCAGAATAGTCTAATTGGCATTGGTTGACTGAAGGGCATCCACCACGACaaccacaataacaacaacaatgcaTCGTGCGAGCCTGTTTAAGCACACTAGTGTCCTTGACTGGGTGGCTATGGAGGTCTCTTCAACCCCCCGACaatgtcccccccaaaaaattgcgCAACTTGTCCGCGTCCTTACCTGCTCACGTCCTGAGCCGTCCTCCAAAATGGGCTCTTGTGCAGAGGCCCTCTCCTCCTCAGTCCGCATCTTCCTCACCTCCTCCCCCTCTAGGAGCGGGGCTCAGGCGGCGGCCGCGTCCGAAGCCAGGGACCTCCTCCCGGGTGGAGCAGCCGGCGCGGTCACCCCATCCGCCGCGGGTCGGTGTCCGATTTCACCATGGCGGCGCCTGCGGCAAACGGGCATCATATAGTCCGCTCAAGGTTCCTCCGCCGGCTCCGTCATTCTGCGTGGAGTTGGGTGGGGGATGGATGGGGAAGGGGGGAgttatagaaataaataagtaaaaaagcAAAGTCACACCGTGTCCTTGTTCCCGGCGCTGCTCCGTGGCGCAAAGACGACTATTCTGGTGGCAAAACGGGAGACGGCGAGGATGACAGAAGGGGGCGCTTCTGCTTTTGCACCTTGCGTTTCTGTGACGTCATCTCCATTTTCACACACGCGCGGTTGATGAGATGCGCGCGTGCAAAAGTCCATTGATgaacccagtggcggtccgtgtattttctcgtagcgccttcaacgggtaaaatccacttcctagcagcatttaatgattaaatacaaatactggatctttttagacatcagaaccggacccggagtaaaaagacagcgatgaacgtcgatacgtccatatacctccatacgcgaaacggcaaaaattgcactaaaatggggtaaaatccacttcctagcagcatttagtgattaaatacaaacactggagcttttcagatatcagaacttggcccacaattgaaatattatttaggaatatagccatattttactcaccaaaaatcctttttaactgtacacaatatccatcctcctttctttcttccttcttttctatcgccatcaaagctaatgctgaaagttgagcctgtcctgtcatatttctggcatagtccatcttgaaaatggctttaaatcaacgcaacaatatatttgcttgtgcagctcgctccagatacagtttggtagctctggctaatcactagccaatcatagttggtgaaagcgatgacgtatccctacgcctgcgacaaggcattgtggtgttgccaactcgaaatctgattggttaaagcaacagtcttatcgacgcttgtttaatgcagcagagcctgcagaactgattgtgaaggccttgaggcagatttctgaccctggcaacaaataatggctgaaatgtcattggttaaatgcttcaatatgaaaacacacatctggaagcagtgcaaacaggggggaaagcaatgaaaggaagctgacagacaatttggaattatttaataagtattgatggacaaaatataatatatgattggATGAACCGCACGTTCGGGCGCTGCTGAAATGGGAATCGGTTTtggtataaaaaaatgtttaaaaatatcgcagatgaagtaaaaaaattttttatagAATATTGAGATGaaaaagtaaaatgtaaaacaggTCTGAGTTTGTGTTTAAAAgctatgtaaaaatattttgaataagggggaaaaagtataaaaaaaaataacaaactgtAATAAAAAAGCATGGGTGGATTGTCTCTTTCTAAACTTACCCAGTGTTCCTTTAAATTCAAATGGCAATGAGGACACGGTTTAAAAGAGTATCATTTCAAAAAGACTTTTATTTGAAAGCAAAGATGTGCTCTTCACAGACTGGCGGTGCGTTTGCGATGCTCTGTAAAAAGGAAAACCGGAAAATTGAGGAAAACAGGTAAAGTGTAAAAATCATGTGTTCCAAGATTTTGTGGAATTTTGTACCTGCCACTGCAGCCGTGACAGGCCGTTGCGAAGCAGGCAGGTTGTGTCCTGGTTCCCGAGTTGCTGGTAGGCTGCGGGATTGTTTGCGGGCCGCCATTGGTCTGCTGCCTTCGAAACCGAGTTGACCTCTTAACAAAAAGCGGTACAAGTTCTCCGGAACGATGGGTAATCTAGTCAAGGAGGAGCACTTTTATTTGAAGGAAAGCATCCATCATCCTTTTAAGATGGCCAAAGTTGCGCGGTGAGCATATTGGAAGGATATTGGCCGTGACGGGCAAATAGATGATGTTGGTCTCGGTGGGGATGACGATGTTGTGGGAGATGTACTTGGCCGGGTCCGTGTGGCCCGCCAGTGCATCGCACATGGCGTACAGCTCGATAATTAGTTCAATGTGCAGGCCTGCGGGTACCTAAACAGCCAGTTTGATTACGTCAATGTAAATCATGTACATCCAATTGATGAAGCTTTAACAGTAGtcctagtagtagtagtagtagtagtagtagtagtagtggttagatTGTTTATGTTGTAAATTacctagatggagctgtagtagtcatcatattagtagtagtagtagtagttgtcttattagtagtagtagtagttgtcatatTAGCAGTAGTTgtcatattagtagtagtagttgtcattagtagcagtagtagttgtcattttagtagtagtagttgtcatattagtagtagtagttgtcatagtaatagtagtagtagtagttgtcatattagtagtagtagttgtcatattagtagtagttgtcatattattattagtagttgtcatattattagtagtagttgtcatattattagtagtagttgtcatattattagtagtagttgtcatattagtagtagtagttgtcatattagtagtagtagtagtagttgtcatattagtagtagtagttgtgtaGTTgtcattagtagtagtagttgtgtaGTTgtcattagtagtagtagttgtcatattagtagtagtagttgtcatattagtagtagtagttgtcatagtagtagtagtagtagttgtcatagtagtagtagtagttgtcatattagtagtagtagttgtcatattagtagtagttgtcatattagtagtagtagttgtcatattagtagtagtagttgtcatagtagtagtagtagtcatagtagtagtagtagttgtcatagtagtagtagtagttgtcatagtagtagtagtagttgtcatagtagtagtagtagttgtcatattagtagtagtagttgtcatattagtagtagtagttgtcatattagtagtagtagttgtcatattagtagtagtagttgtcatattagtagtagtagttgtcatattagtagtagtagttgtcatattagtagtagtagttgtcatattagtagtaatagtagtaggtgTAGTCATCATATTAGTTAGGAATAGTAGTCGTCAGATTGgtaacagtagtagtactactcgACAtattagtaatagtagtagtagtcgtcagattggtaacagtagtagtactactcgACAtattagtaatagtagtagtagtcatcatattagtaataatagtagtagacCTCAGATTGgtaacagtagtagtactactcaacattttagtaataataatagtagtcgTCATGTTAGAAATAGAAGTAGTCGTCATATTAgtaatagtattagtagtagtagtggtcgtCATATTAGGAATAGTAGTGTTATATATTCACTAGATGAAtccgtagtagtagtaatgtgTGGCGGGGTTATACATCCGAAAGATGGAGGTGTATTAGGAGTCGTCATATTAggagtaatagtagtaatatgGCGTATAGAAAAGTTAAAATCTTTTAGTTGGGAGAATGTAGTATTGAACTCACAGGCCCTGGTTGGTACTTGACGCGAAGGCCTGAAGAGATGGGAGGTTGTTTCACGTGGAACCTGGAGGAGAACAAGTGTGAGCTCACCTCACGGCGTAAATGGCTCAACTCATCATCTCACCTGCAGGTGTCGACGCCCACATTCTTCATCACCACGGTGACGGCAGACGACGTGCCGTCCTTCTGTAAGCCAAAGTCCACGCTGGGGGGGCGCACCTCAAAGCCCCGGATAATAGTATTCGGGTCCGAGAGCGAAATGGTGCGACACCTGCGCCGGACTGGATCCTCCACCGAGCGGAACTGGAGACGGATTTGACGGAAGAGGGTCAACATCTAGGCTCGGTTTTCAAATCTACCGGCCGTCTCACGTGATGGTTGGGCACGCTGAAGGGTTTGGAGATGATAATCGATGGTGGAAGTCGGATGGGTACACGTCTGGGTTCCCCGATTACATTAGTCTGGACCAAGCTCCGTGGGACGTAGAAATCCATACGGGTGATCGGAGCTGGTGTGGACACTCGTGGAGACACGGCACAGTCcagatcaaatatttattccTATTCCAGTTCCTGCGGGACAAAGTACCTGCTGCAGGTGGAGTTGTCCTTCCAGGCATCCTGCTGCTCCTTTGGATGTATGAAACATGTACGTAATTAGCTTCTCCTTATCAAGAGACCTGAACGGCTAACGGACCTGAGTGGCAACGAGCCAGGAAGATCTGGTGGAGGACCAGGTGTTAGGTGCTCGAGTGGTGGTGTCATAATGTTTTCTGAAATGGAAGGCGGAATATATTTGCTAGTagtagtgcggaaaatacggtttattttttagtCATGACAAGTTTTCTGACTATACTAGTCCATACAGTACGGTACATACGGTAGTCTTCATGTAGTTCTTCCCTCCATGAGGTGTCTTCCGTATCGTCTGACACGGGCGAGGTTGAGGTTGGGACGCTCTTGATTACCCCCTTTTGGGGGGAAGATTACGGACAGTAAACCCCAAGGTACCATACGTTTTGATTGGATGGTGAGAAGGACCAATAGCGAAACACTTTCCTGGTGCAAAAGGATGTTTTCCTGGTGAAAGTACGGTACGATAAACCTGTTTCTTAGAGCGTCAACACACGCCTTGACTTCAGAAAGCTCTTGTCTGAAAGGACAGATTCATCCGGAGATTAGCCGCCATTTTGTCTTCTATTCGGGTCAACTGGATGTGACTCGGTGAGTCTTGGGAGTCATACCTGTACTGTTCCAGTGTCTCTGACCACCGTGTCTCTTTGACCTGGGCGGAGCTGAAAGAAGACCTGAGTTCTTAAAGATGGACTTCTGAAGACGTCACCTTAAGTACGGAGAGTCCTCTACCAGATGGTTTCtatctttttgggatgttccAAGTTGTCCAACAGCTCATCCGGCGTCTCCACGGCTTGGTTGTAAAGACCTCCAATGCCCCCTGTGGACAGACATGGACGATTCAATTGACAGGAATTTCTAGACTGGGAATGAACACGCTGACCTGCGATCCTTTCTGAAGCAGTGAAGTCTTCCTGCCCTTCCTCTGGAAGAGACTTTAAATGAACACCGTCCAAAGTCACACTTTGTACAGTACAATTAGCCCTACCTGATTTTGAGGTTATTCTCAATGTTTGGCGCGCTAGATTGCAGTAAAGCTACCATATTTTAAGCAGTATAAgacgcaccggattataaaacgcagtagtggtagtaggggtttgtgttatacatcaattaGATGGAGCTACCAGCACTACCAGCACTACCAGCACTACCAGCACCACCAGCACTACCAGCACTACCAGCACTACCAGCACTACCAGCACTACCAGCACTACCAGCACTACCAGCACAACCAGCACAACCAGCACAACCAGCACAACCAGCACAACCAGCACTACCAGCACTACCAGCACTACCAGCACTACCAGCACTACCAGCACTACCAGCACTACCAGCACTACCAGCACTACCAGCACTACCAACACTACCAGCACTACCAGCACTACCAGCACTACCAGCATTACCAGCATTACCAGCATTACCAGCACTACCAGCATTACCAGCATTACCAGTGCCACCAGTAGCGGCAgtcgtagtggtagtagtagtagaaggtAACAAAGTTCTATAGTATTGTGTGGGGCACCTGGCTGAGAAGCTCCCCAGCATGGAATTGCTCGATTTCACTGCGGGGGTCCTTGAGCATCACGTCCGAGGACCACTGGGCCTTCTCCATCAAACTTTCGATATATTCCTGTAATAGATGTACACCATCAGTCATACAGGAGCCAAACAAAGTGATCTTGTTTTATCCAGTACTTGCCTTTAGCCGGGTGTCCACCATCTTTTTGAGCCTTCTGTTCAAGAGCTTATGCTGGAAAAGTTCCCGAATTTCCAAGACTTTAGGGCAGCTGCGTGCAGCGACACTTGCAGCTCTGAACTTTCGCGAGTTGAACCCTTGCCCCGTGGTCGTCCCGAATAAAGGACTGGGAAGTTTCTGTAAATGAGAGGAGGCGGTGTCAAAGTCTGGGTTTTGCGGACCCTGTTTATGTTCTAGTACCTCTAAAGTAGGTGAAAGATGATCGCAGCTGTTGTAGCGGTTCTGGGGCATGGAGTCGCGGTCCAGCTTGGTGTGGACCCACCTAGCCCGCACGCTCTCGACGCCAGGCTTCAGGATAGTGATGCCAAATTCACCTGGAAGATCCCCAAGCAGGCTTTGTCGGAATCTAGGTCAGTACATTAGACAGACCATCACCCACCTTGAGTGTCAGGCAAAGGGTCTTTCATCAGAGCTGCGTTGGGGTCCAAGTTGGCTTGGTGCACCAAGTCCTCTGCAGCTTGTCTACTCAGGAACTCTGTACCGGATCCGTCCTCGTGGACCAGGAACAGCCTGTGTTTAGAAAGAAGTCAGGGACAAAAGTGGAATCTCGGATTGACGCAGCTTTGTCACCTGGGACAATTGTCTCTTGGCTTTGACATGGACGATTTCCACTCGTCATCATTGTCCTCGCGTAGCGTGTATTGAGTTGGGAAAACACGTGCTGTCACCTGGCCATCTTCCAACACCTGGAGACGGTGAGAatcttcattttgtattttcgaAGTAAAACAAagcccgccaggcttataaagcactgGGTTCAATCACAGAATTACATAATGTGCTcaagggcagcccggtgggtgagtgatTAGCCTGTTGGGTTTGATCCCGGGTGGGTCTCTACttagtggagtttgcatgttctacccagcttgcgtgggttgtctccgggttctccagtttcctcccacgctccaaaaacatgcaaggttgGCTGCTTGAACTCTAAATTTAGCCAAGCTGTGAACTgattgtaccctgcgattggccaatttagggtgtcccctgcctggtgcccttagtcgactgggataagctccagcaccccctggaaATAGATCTATCTACCTGAAAGTAGTTTCCGTCCGAGTCATTGATGTCAAAAACCACTTTGTCAGTGTGACTCATGATGTAAGAAGGGTAGCCATCTTGAGGGGCGCCGCTGGTGTAAACGCACTTGCCGTCGCTTTGGATGTTCAGGACCCCGACGCTGGACGGGACCACCTGGCATCAATGAACAAGAGTGTTATTTCGAGAGCTAATCAAAGCTCAGCCAACGAAAAAGCTGCACCTGGTAAACTCCCTCGTAGTTGCCGGTGATAATGGTTCCATCCGCCAAGTAGACTTCAGCCCCGTATCGTTCGGGGTACATCAACACCGTGGCGCAGGCCTCGTTCTCCACCAACAGCACCCGTTCTTTGCATTCGTGCATTTTGGAGTTCACGGTCGTGGATTCATCAGGAGACGGTTCCTCTGTCCCGGTCACGCTTGCGGCGATGTCGTCATCTGGGAAGAAAATCTGCCACGTTAACATTGGATCATCTGATTTTGTGGGGAGGTCCTCACCAGTATTTGCTGGTCTTTCTTGGTAAAACGTGGTGATTCTCGTTCCATCCGCATGATCCACACTCAAACATCCGTCCGGTTTCTGCACCGTCACCACCAGATCTTCCCGGCTGAGCATCACCTGGAGGCCAAAAGCCGAGGAGATCCGGCAAACGTGGACCGGTGGAGAAGTCTCACCTCTTGCGTGGCCGGGTCGGTCGTCTTGTAGGTCAGAAGCGTGCAATTGGGCGTCATTTCGTGGGTGCTAGCAACCGTGCTCATGCGGGTACCGTAAGGGGTCGTTGTCGTCCAAAACCCTTCAGGGGTGGGCGTCACTTGCTTCTCCGGATTTTGCTCTAGAAGAACCGAGGgaatgaacaccacgaaaatGCACACACGGGAAAATTTCCTTGCCGTCAATGGTGTCATCCTCGATTTCTTCCACCCAGACCGGGCCGGAATCGGAGCTGGAACTGATCGCGCCATCAGCAAAAAgcacctgcaaaaaaaacgcGGGTGAGAATTCACAGCCGCCAAGAGGGAGCGAGATAGCCGATTGGAGAACCTCGCTGGAGCCGTCCTTCATGTATCGGATCACGGTGCCCTGACTGGTGATGGTGCGGGACGCCTCTTTGGCGAAAGAGGGGACCTGGGGCCCCGCAGTGTGAAAACTCAGACGCACCAACATGTCCCGCCCCTCTGAGAACACCCGCATTTCAGCGTTACCGTAAAAAAGTGAGAGCTTTTCTTGAGGTAGAAACGTCACTCACCGTCTTCACGCATGAACTGGACAAGTAAGCCGTTCGGGAGGGAAAGGTTGAGGCTGTTTAGGGGACCCAGGGGCAAAGGGCTTTCACACAGCTTCATgccgccccccccaaaaaagcaaccAAAGATTATACCACGTCTATTTTGTTAGGGTGTGTGAAAGCTGTACCTCTGGGGGGTCACCGTCACTTTTTGGGGAGTCTGTTTGTTCTGAGTCCTCTTCCACTTTGGAATCGGGCGGGACTTTCTCTGTTGCTTCGGGAATCTCAGTTACTGTAACGTGGGTTGAAAAATTTGGGTGAATTTAGGTGGGGGAGGAATACCCACCACatctctggactataagtcgcactttttgcatagtttgactgggcctgcaactcattttcatgtgtatttttttctctcgaccagctgttatttttttttaattatacattgtttggctggtgcgacttatagtccagaaaactGTAACTGGATGCTAGCGCGCTATCATAGCATTCAACTTTCAAGGGAAAATACCCAATCATTTCGTTAGGGAAGTCACCCACCATTGCATTTTTCTGGTGGACTTTCGTAACTGTACGCCAGACGGACGCCGTTATCCAACAACGCCGAGAAGGACCGCTTCCACGTTGCAGGTTTTATCCCGGGAGGGGCTTTTGGAGTAGCTTCGCCGTTACCCTTCAAGTCGTTTTTGACGGTACTGACGGCGTGGTGGATGTGGGTGTAGAAGTGATGACCGTCCTTTCTCAAGGCCACCTTAAGCATGCTAGAACCTACAGTGACGTATCCATCGCATAAGTACAGTACATCAAATAGCATCTGCTAAACGCACGGTTGATTTTACATTCAACATAGCTGATGGTCTCTATGGTAACGTGCCCCCCGCATGCTGGGAAGAGGTATTGGATACACCCTGACAGATGGACCAACATTCCATCCATATGGAAGCCTGTGAATCCCTAAAAGTGGTTTTATTTGGGGGGTCAGTCACGTTAGCATTTTTGCGTGTAGCGCAGTATTCGTTCGTTAACCCGAACCTCATCCGTGTCATCTTCTTTACTGGAAAGCGACTGGCCGGAGGTCGTGGAAGCGGTGGAAGTAACTTTGCCCTTCCCGTCGGGGGTGGTGgttttgttgccttttttcaTCTCTGGCAACTTGGCGTCCTCCGTCGGGGGAGCTGCCGGCTGGGACTTGGGGGTCTTCTTGGCCGAGGGCGCTTTCGATGCCTTCTTGCCTTTCTTGGATTCTTCTTCCTTCATCCGCTCTTCTTCCAGATCGATAGCCTATTAGTTTGGATGACGGCTCAATgtgaaggacaaaaaaatggctacCTGCTTCTCTATTTTGTTTGCATCCATTCCCCGTTTTGGTGGGCCAATCTTAACAGATGTTTTTTTACGTTCATGGTAAAGACGATCACAAAAGGAATGCCTTACTTTAATGAGAGATTATTTAACGGCGTGGCAAGATTAAAGCATAAAGTGttggtctggggctgctttgacGCTTCAGGACCTGGACAACTTGCTATGATTGATGGGACAATGATCTTTAACATAATGTAAttcatctgtgtgtgtgaggtACAAACTTTCAGCGAGGTTTTTGTGACGTAAGGCTCTGCTTCTTCCTCTGGCAAGCCTGAAATATTTTCGTCAGTTAATAAAACGACGAATAACATTCGAGTCGCCGTGATCCGTACTTTCGGATGGAGGATTTGTATTTATCTTATCCAACAACTCTCTCTTCATCTCCTCTTTATCAATCCAGTCTGCAATGGTGGCCGCTACATGCTCCAAATATTtcctatcattaaaaaaaaatgattttgctgCCAATAAATCAAAAGACCGGACTCCTACCTGAACTTGACATCCGTGTGAATCGCTACATTCCAGAATTCCTTGCAGGAGCGTTGAGAACTCATGGGATTGTGGCAGAAAATGTACATCACGTTATTATGACTGCCTCGAAGTGTGTCCAAACAGCGATATTGTTGCGAAACTGATTGGAGGACCTACGACAAAAAAGAAAACCGTCACATACGTTCAATATTTCTTGACTTGAGGGCGTTTTCGAAGATGACCGGTCACCTGAGATAAGATGGCAGACTCGTAGTGTTCGACATAGCACCAGTCGGAGAGGGACCTCAGTCGGCACCTCTGGATTTCGGACAGGTCGAGACGAATGGCTTGGTGCTCACCGATGACCTGCTGgcggaaaaaaacagcacaagAGATGTTCAAGTCAACGTTTTAATGTCTAAAGTGTTAGCTTTGTTGATTTAAATGCAAACACCTCTGGAGAAAGAGAGTCGCCGTTTAAAAACGTTGCCCCTGCAacagagaagaaaaaatatatcttaaCAGGCGATGGTCTGGaaaaggtgcgacttatagtccaggaaTACGGTAAATAAAGTACGATCTACATACTTTTCGTGCGCAGAATATGTAGCTTCTGCTTGGCGAAAGACAAGGGGTTGTCCCAGGGGTTGACGGGGTGCTTTTTCGTGCGTTGCACCATGCCCAATAATCGACAATCCTTTCTGAGAACGCCGCCTTGGTCCAATTCCGTCAGCTGCATGCTCTCAAAGATGCTCTGGTGCAAGAAGCGTTCCACCTGCGGCCATGACACTTCATCTGCGGAGCACAGTTTTCAGTGGAACAGAATCGGTAGAATCACTGGAAAC is drawn from Stigmatopora argus isolate UIUO_Sarg chromosome 20, RoL_Sarg_1.0, whole genome shotgun sequence and contains these coding sequences:
- the spag17 gene encoding sperm-associated antigen 17 → MAPKAAKKGAAGKKTAAAQGPDVQSWESGLANTPFDEENWQACVCLLVGQGPQDEDLLRLLARAVQQPQRKLFSSLTREETEAKIREYGNPKVKKRDAFPQYHEVTLPARELLEAREEIPAELMAQIIKFMLLQIKEADLQRRKAEHIAAMPPKAKEKPAGKGKDKKSKEEPPPKPKTTKLKRRDDVEPPKYINDEPKDGPQHYVLILGFHKPQLVGTLDAAGVHVSNVIRLSATDTSRNHPDETEEDESSEPSAEEIAAREALSAQAKLLDDFWAGLRPVLDNGGVNSRLHDVAHLEYTVPDSLFPFDLQDPEALMAVGTKMFDDVANLIYDCLDWRRQHQHYLDSVNFVRVPFVVSWQDLIQSAEAVTTVSPRSKKPGRPPPPKKVPSSSPSLSTDVDMNYYSGLLENIPAEACSVPLILHCMLEQVVFTSEQPPPEDWDPQKANILDQHVVAQMLQSVMPQVQGAEEKKELLTSLLTTVQTEEDKEVLKEQFDEGEVPESPQQPAIIRHHDERALRFIGINRMQDLNPAQEEASMMMRSPAWLLIKSVAQRRSNTLCWMAIKQQLQRQCTDDEVSWPQVERFLHQSIFESMQLTELDQGGVLRKDCRLLGMVQRTKKHPVNPWDNPLSFAKQKLHILRTKRATFLNGDSLSPEQVIGEHQAIRLDLSEIQRCRLRSLSDWCYVEHYESAILSQVLQSVSQQYRCLDTLRGSHNNVMYIFCHNPMSSQRSCKEFWNVAIHTDVKFRKYLEHVAATIADWIDKEEMKRELLDKINTNPPSESLPEEEAEPYVTKTSLKVCTSHTQMNYIMLKIIVPSIIASCPGPEASKQPQTNTLCFNLATPLNNLSLKLAIDLEEERMKEEESKKGKKASKAPSAKKTPKSQPAAPPTEDAKLPEMKKGNKTTTPDGKGKVTSTASTTSGQSLSSKEDDTDEGFTGFHMDGMLVHLSGCIQYLFPACGGHVTIETISYVECSSMLKVALRKDGHHFYTHIHHAVSTVKNDLKGNGEATPKAPPGIKPATWKRSFSALLDNGVRLAYSYESPPEKCNVTEIPEATEKVPPDSKVEEDSEQTDSPKSDGDPPELCESPLPLGPLNSLNLSLPNGLLVQFMREDEGRDMLVRLSFHTAGPQVPSFAKEASRTITSQGTVIRYMKDGSSEVLFADGAISSSSDSGPVWVEEIEDDTIDEQNPEKQVTPTPEGFWTTTTPYGTRMSTVASTHEMTPNCTLLTYKTTDPATQEVMLSREDLVVTVQKPDGCLSVDHADGTRITTFYQERPANTGEDLPTKSDDPMLTWQIFFPDDDIAASVTGTEEPSPDESTTVNSKMHECKERVLLVENEACATVLMYPERYGAEVYLADGTIITGNYEGVYQVVPSSVGVLNIQSDGKCVYTSGAPQDGYPSYIMSHTDKVVFDINDSDGNYFQVLEDGQVTARVFPTQYTLREDNDDEWKSSMSKPRDNCPRLFLVHEDGSGTEFLSRQAAEDLVHQANLDPNAALMKDPLPDTQGEFGITILKPGVESVRARWVHTKLDRDSMPQNRYNSCDHLSPTLEKLPSPLFGTTTGQGFNSRKFRAASVAARSCPKVLEIRELFQHKLLNRRLKKMVDTRLKEYIESLMEKAQWSSDVMLKDPRSEIEQFHAGELLSQSLPEEGQEDFTASERIAGGIGGLYNQAVETPDELLDNLEHPKKIETICSAQVKETRWSETLEQYRQELSEVKACVDALRNRFIVPYFHQENILLHQGVIKSVPTSTSPVSDDTEDTSWREELHEDYQNIMTPPLEHLTPGPPPDLPGSLPLRSSRMPGRTTPPAAVSTPAPITRMDFYVPRSLVQTNVIGEPRRVPIRLPPSIIISKPFSVPNHHFRSVEDPVRRRCRTISLSDPNTIIRGFEVRPPSVDFGLQKDGTSSAVTVVMKNVGVDTCRFHVKQPPISSGLRVKYQPGPVPAGLHIELIIELYAMCDALAGHTDPAKYISHNIVIPTETNIIYLPVTATIVPENLYRFLLRGQLGFEGSRPMAARKQSRSLPATREPGHNLPASQRPVTAAVAEHRKRTASL